In Nicotiana tabacum cultivar K326 chromosome 10, ASM71507v2, whole genome shotgun sequence, the DNA window AGAAGCATTAGGATTTGGAGGGGGAGTTTCAAATTAAAGAGGGTGTTTGAAATTCATGGAAATGAATAGTATTTGTCATTTTGTGAGGATCAAAACCATGAACCCGACCTTTTGCTTGTTGAATGTGAGCATAGGTTCCAATGTAATGAACAGGGATATTGTACAAGGAGATGAGCCGAGAGAGGTGGAGAAATTTGTTGAGATGGCCTTGAGCAGGTAGTGGTACCATGCAGAGGTGCAGGCGCCGAGCGAGAGTGCCGACTATGGGTGCGGCCGAACCCACTAGTTTTGATTAAAACCATATATTTATCTTAGAAAGctcattgaatatgtataaattattaatttagaattcaGTAACTTAAAAGGATTCGCCTCCTGAACTCATAAGCTTGAAATTCTGTCCCCGCCTCTACAGAGGTGGACCCAGGATTTTAACGCGACGGGGGCACAATAGTTTGTTCAATTAGTGCTCCCTAAAGGCTTTTAGCGTTCAGGGTGCCAAGTGATttgatttaaccatttttaaggtatacatatatacatatacaaaaaATTTATTGAAGCTTACGAAGTCCAGTGACCCCTCGATATAACACATAGGTCCGCCTCTGATACCATGACTTATACCATATTGGCCATGCCTTTTTATGGTGCATTTTCAGCAATTTGGAAGTGTTGTCTGATTTAAGAGAGGAAGAGAAAGATTAGAAAAGAGAATCTTTGAACTTGCTTGCAAATtttaagtgtatatatatatataatgtattaTTGAACTCTAGTCACATTAAACATAGTGATGAAATATATTCTTTTCCATGTAGGAAGTCAGAATGGTTGGTACCAATCCAATACTATATAATAATGAAGACAATTACAAGCTAACGGCTTTCTCAATTTTGTTAATGATTTTATATATGAATATGATTAATGTCCTCCTGGCCAATCAATACCAATACTGTCAAACAGAACACGACAACAATACATATGGAGAAACTATTCTGAATTATACATCTCGAGTGGAAGGATGAGGCTATGGTGAAATGATTTGTCTTTTTCAACATCATTTAAAGACGAAAAATATGAATTCAGCTTAAAAAGTTATCGCATGCTTCTTTAACTTACCTAGAGCTTGAACTTGGAATCGTGCATTGACAACAATTAATTAGTGAAGAACTCAATTGTGATTGAGTTTAAActagcttcttctttttttaacattagatttttttTCACGTCAATCCTCTGATTTTAACATGGCTTGTCTAATTTACTCTGAGACTAAATCCTGATATTAATGATTGGCAGCAAaacttctttttttaaataaggaagacaaaagagagaaaacaacCACTCCTTACGTTCCAAATTATATGAATTCATTTGACTGTCCATGAAATTTGAGAAAGAAattaagatttttggaatttatgGTCTTAAACATGTCATCGCAtttatgtttaatttttttttaattttaaaaagttatTCTTTTTTAAGCAAACTAAAGGGGAAATAAATTCATATAAAGTGAAACCGAGGAAGTATTAGCGATGGGTCATAATTGATGAAATATAAGGACCATGAAATCGTAAAACCAAAGTGAGGTCATAACTGAATGAAAAGATTAGAGAAATTGTTACCCAGAGGTACCAAAAGCTAGACAAGAGATTTCAACAGGATTTGAACAAGAGTTAAGGAATACACTTACATCAAGGAATtctaaaattatttgaatttctATATTATTACGTATTTATTAAAATCGCATGCGGCTTATTGTAAAGGGAGAACATGTGAGATGTGAACAATAAGGGTCGTTTGGTTCGGTGCAAGAATATCGTAACATTATAATCTCACATCTTATATGGGTAGATAATACTAAATTACGAGATAGCAATCCCAAATTTTATTAGGTAATTATGTGTCTTAATGGGCCCCAATGTGTCTAAATTTTACTCGTGGGGCATTTACATCTATACTTGCTTTTTGTAgtacgttttaacttgtgcctgctttgcaaaaaaaattacaagcgtacccgctttttctaCTCTATTTACCAAAGCTTAGGGAGATAGTCGAATAACATCAAGCTTAGGCAAATGAAAAGAAATCACCTAACATGTTTTCTACTGAAATGTGAATGGGGTTCAATTGAGTACACTGACTTTTCCTGTTAAACTAAAAGAGGAATAAGAAACTGCTGGGCATCATCCAAGACCATCGAAAGAGGCAACCCGGAGTGCACAAGAGAAAGATACACTAAAAGCATGACAGCATATATATACCTACTCCTAACTAATACTATGGAATTCATTTTCAAAGTTCAGTCTCAAATATTTTCCAGATAGGCAAATAATCTCAAGTATATCAGAGATTTATGAAAATTTAGAAAGTGATAAGGAATTGAGAAGAGAGCTTCCCCAGCATCCTAGTATACTTAAATCACCCTTACTGCTGTAGCGAACATGGCAATGCTCGTGATCAGACTTGCATTTTAGCCGTCTCCATTTGGTGCTTCAATCAAACACTAATGCTTATTAAATTCTCAGGCTGCAAAATTGAACAGTGATGGCTACTACATCAACTACCTAGGCTCAACTTGTTACTTTTTTCTTGACAATTCTTTTTCTCCGAGCCTTAGGAGCTGCTGTTTCACCCTCAGAAGCCGAGTCAGTCTGACCCTGTTTGATCCCAAGAAGGCCAAGCCCGGAAACTATGGCATTCTTAGATATCAACCATTTTGAAGAAGGCTGTTCAAGACCCTCTGTGGGTCGACTATAAGCCTTCAAGATGTCGTCTGAATGGGCCAAGGGATCCACCTCCACACCAAGCCAAGCTAGTCTTGATGTCTCTCCAACTTGAACATTCAAAACCCTGCATACATTTGAATGATTATTAAGAAGAAAAAATCAAATCCAACGAGCACCAATTAACCCTCTAAATCTTAAATTTCTCCATAACGAAGGGTAATCTAGTTCTAACGGACACTAAGATGGTGCAGAATGTGCAAACATTAAGCTCTGCCAGAAGAATCAACAAACACTATAAGCATGAAGCATAAACAGCAATTTACACCAAttgctttattttatgtactAAAGCATTAAAACTTTTTCCCAAAAACGTGTAGCAAACTTGGATAAGCTGCTTCAGAATGGAGCATACTCCTAGTTTCTCTACTCATAAGATTACATCATTTGGAATTTTTCCAGTATATCATTTTTGTGTTAATGTGGCAAGAAGATTCTTATTCTCTAAGCTCTGTAAGCTTATATGTACTATCCAAACATGAAACTCTAGTTGATAAATGAAGTTTGCACTTGTTGAAAAAAAGGAAAGGCATATGCTACCACCATTTATTTACTGACTGTATACCTCAGGGCAGTGCTGAAGAAGAGAGCCactccaataacatcaaagtggTTAACTACAGCTCTGTCAAATCCACATAAGAGCTGATAACGAAGGTTCGCATAAAGACCAAGAAAGGCACCATAACCAAGTGCATTACTGCTCACAGATGGGATAGTCACTGACAACCTAGCAAACAATAGTAGCAAACGAGATTTAGACTGGAACATAAGGTGTCGTCAATGGTATTTTACCTTTATAAAAAGAGTTAAATGGGAAATTAAATTGCCCAATACGCCAACCAATATCTACCTTCCCTCCTTTTTAGTGGCAACAAGGTTTGATAGAGCCCCTTGGACAGCTCCCGCAgtgagtccaaccatacagaaCTCTGCAGACTTATAGAAAAAGGAATGAATTCTCTTCTGCAAGTCAAATTCTCTTAGTGGATAACTCTTTTCAAAGATATTGTTTGGAAGCTTCTGTATCGTGTTTTGCAAATCAAAGTGGAATGTGTTTCCATATGAGCGACAAGGAGCAAGCGACCAAACAACAATAGCATTGCAAGCCGTTACAGTAAGCACATTAAGAAGGGCAAGATCCCACTCATGCTTTATCCTAGatcacaataaaaaaaaaaacatgtttgTTTAAAATCCTGCATGAGGACTTTTTAATGAGTTTTATTTCCTTGAACTGAACAAGTATACCTCTCCTTACGGTTTTTGATCTCCCACCAAACTGAACAACCAATTGTACTGGCCTGCTCTAGAAGCAGCTTGTACAAAAATGCCGGATCTGCAATCTTCCTGTGTGAAAGATTCATAGAAAATCAGGCAACTAG includes these proteins:
- the LOC107797548 gene encoding uncharacterized protein LOC107797548 codes for the protein MSHSVFQTAQFMPINTQIVPTSKPLFPAVVIRRPAPVVAGKLRQTNVIKASTAPAIDGDAIDGLERCFQASPSIDSPSPSSSSSVMYAPVMKGGKYGALGAVTLEKSKLDLTQKQTKSSPELSTGGGGGNMGKNLNHGGGDGGDDNGDDDDYFDDFDDGDEGDEGGLFRRRMILQELFDRKFVDAVLNEWQKTMMDLPAGFRQAYEMGLVSSAQMVKFLAINARPTTARFISRSLPQGLSRAFIGRKIADPAFLYKLLLEQASTIGCSVWWEIKNRKERIKHEWDLALLNVLTVTACNAIVVWSLAPCRSYGNTFHFDLQNTIQKLPNNIFEKSYPLREFDLQKRIHSFFYKSAEFCMVGLTAGAVQGALSNLVATKKEGRLSVTIPSVSSNALGYGAFLGLYANLRYQLLCGFDRAVVNHFDVIGVALFFSTALRVLNVQVGETSRLAWLGVEVDPLAHSDDILKAYSRPTEGLEQPSSKWLISKNAIVSGLGLLGIKQGQTDSASEGETAAPKARRKRIVKKKVTS